In a genomic window of Lycium ferocissimum isolate CSIRO_LF1 chromosome 9, AGI_CSIRO_Lferr_CH_V1, whole genome shotgun sequence:
- the LOC132032065 gene encoding uncharacterized protein LOC132032065, producing MPDIPKYDGTTDPQEHVTSYTCTINGNDLKEDEVEPVLLKKFGETLSKGAMTWYCMLPEHSNSFEMLAVAFVKAHSGARKVQAKKANIFRIAQKNNELLREFVTRFQKERMLLPPVPDEWVTQAFTKGLNPRSSAASFKLKKNLLEYEAVRQAKNKNRERLKKVIEAELKPSKDRYQPYGRPKWSIFRTDRGRSGPNYNLVTNDRRTDRGSRSKDLQFRSNVVRTSDAGESSRLSEYNFNIDASAIVSAIGHIKDVRWPRPLGIDPTQRDPNMICDYQGTHGHRTEDYRQLRDEVARLLRNSHLREFLSDRAKSHYQNREANKKDEPTKTQHGINMIIGGVEIPRGLTMKKTKVSIIREKKTRDYVPEGFISFSDEDADSIIHFQNDALVIFVLINKSQVKHILIDPGSSANIIRWKVVEQLVLLDQIVPAARVLNEFNMACETTKGEITLPVNTIGIVQHTKFYVIDGEMKYNSLFS from the exons ATGCCGGATATCCCTAAGTATGATGGAACAACGGATCCCCAAGAACACGTGACTTCTTATACCTGCACCATAAATGGCAATGATCTTAAAGAAGACGAAGTTGAGCCGGTGTTGTTGAAGAAGTTCGGCGAGACGTTATCTAAAGGGGCAATGACATGGTATTGTATGCTTCCCGAACATTCTAACTCTTTTGAGATGCTTGCAGTTGCTTTTGTGAAAGCTCATTCTGGGGCTCGAAAGGTCCAAGCAAAGAAGGCCAATATATTCAGAATAGCCCAAAAGAATAACGAGTTACTCCGAGAATTCGTAACAAGGTTTCAGAAGGAAAGAATGTTATTGCCCCCGGTTCCTGATGAGTGGGTGACCCAAGCTTTCACTAAGGGACTCAATCCTCGTAGCTCCGCCGCCTCATTCAAACTAAAGAAAAATTTGTTGGAATATGAAGCA GTTCGGCAagccaaaaacaaaaataggGAGAGATTAAAAAAGGTAATAGAAGCCGAGTTGAAACCATCAAAGGACAGATACCAGCCGTACGGTCGGCCTAAATGGTCCATCTTTAGGACGGATAGAGGAAGGAGCGGCCCCAACTATAATTTAGTAACAAATGATAGACGAACTGATCGTGGCTCAAGAAGCAAGGATTTGCAATTCCGGAGTAACGTGGTTAGGACATCTGACGCCGGTGAAAGCTCGAGATTATCCGAGTATAACTTCAACATCGATGCTTCCGCTATTGTTTCTGCTATTGGACACATTAaggacgtgagatggccgaggCCACTTGGGATCGACCCTACCCAACGGGATCCGAACATGATATGCGACTATCAAGGGACTCATGGTCACCGAACCGAGGATTACCGACAACTGAGGGATGAAGTTGCCCGGTTATTAAGGAACAGTCACTTGCGTGAATTTTTGAGTGATCGAGCAAAGAGTCATTACCAAAACAGGGAAGCAAATAAGAAAGATGAACCGACAAAAACACAACACGGGATCAACATGATTATCGGAGGAGTAGAAATTCCCCGAGGTCTGACGATGAAGAAGACAAAGGTATCAATCATTCGGGAAAAGAAAACCAGAGATTATGTGCCTGAGGGATTCATTTCCTTCAGCGACGAAGACGCGGACAGCATCATTCATTTCCAAAATGATGCATTGGTAATTTTTGTCCTTATAAATAAATCTCAGGTTAAGCACattttgattgatccaggtagctcggccaacattaTCCGTTGGAAGGTGGTAGAGCAGCTAGTTCTGTTGGACCAAATTGTGCCTGCAGCCCGGGTCCTCAACGAGTTCAACATGGCATGCGAAACTACCAAGGGGGAGATTACTCTGCCGGTGAACACCATCGGGATTgttcaacatacaaaattctACGTCATTGATGGTGAAATGAAATACAACTCTCTATTCAGCTAA
- the LOC132032066 gene encoding uncharacterized protein LOC132032066, translating into MANNELPIENVFADEPEADEDFASAIIHPRVTATTIKFDNSLYHMLKQEGYFRNAVDDDPHQHITNFLDVCSQHIQRGVTQEAIRLKLFKYSLAGEARKWFTKLPRNSIATWEEMVKVFLRKWYPPSKRAEIRDQIYEFKQRHGEQLFEAWERYKEYLDRSPNHGFPKQILKEKFSRGLDPMTQAIANNAASGCFMNKSYATITDILNRLTTHSQAWHSSNSDGLSLGTPLIQNIVKDSQETQQTLAQLATSLSLLTKRLDEREAKKVNVCEDISDYIAKGDIPGPIQRYWRPQQGQGSYNQGNYNNNQGNYNNNYGGPNQGRYNNNNENFGNRSSNPYIPPKGQSNDQGSSRLESMLEKVLASQTNTEKTLSGLSETVVSHSAAIQNLEQQMRDLSREQHPARKGGLPSDTIPNPKNGGGVERTFAISTRSGKILQGADKKVVDLDPIIEEEEVHSEVPIIDEEVRGEEKVADIPEVAADIGKHTIKGALRPLTRMYKAKPPFPRRCCQRDARFAKFVKDLLTKKRSVQHETVNLTHRVSSIIASTTV; encoded by the exons ATGGCCAACAACGAACTTCCGATCGAGAATGTTTTTGCTGATGAACCAGAAGCAGATGAAGACTTTGCATCTGCAATCATTCATCCGAGGGTGACTGCTACTACTATCAAGTTTGATAATTCCCTCTATCATATGCTCAAACAAGAGGGATACTTTCGGAATGCAGTCGATGATGACCCTCACCAACATATAACAAACTTTCTGGATGTGTGCTCTCAGCATATCCAACGGGGTGTGACTCAAGAAGCGATTCGGCTGAAACTCTTCAAATATTCGTTAGCCGGAGAAGCAAGAAAATGGTTCACAAAGCTGCCCCGAAACTCTATTGCTACATGGGAAGAGATGGTCAAAGTGTTTCTCAGGAAGTGGTATCCCCCGAGTAAAAGAGCTGAGATTCGTGATCAAATTTACGAGTTCAAACAACGTCATGGGGAGCAACTTTTTGAAGCTTGGGAGAggtacaaagaatatttggatagGAGTCCGAACCATGgttttccgaaacaaattttaaaGGAGAAGTTCTCCAGAGGGTTGGATCCTATGACCCAAGCGATAGCCAATAATGCTGCCAGTGGGTGTTTCATGAATAAGTCCTATGCTACTATTACTGATATACTTAATCGATTGACTACACATAGCCAAGCATGGCATTCAAGTAATTCTGATGGGCTATCACTTGGAACACCGTTGATTCAAAATATTGTGAAAGATAGCCAGGAAACGCAGCAGACATTGGCACAATTGGCCACTAGTCTCTCTTTACTGACAAAGAGGCTTGATGAGAGAGAAGCGAAGAAGGTGAACGTTTGTGAAGATATCTCAG ATTACATAGCGAAGGGGGATATTCCCGGGCCAATTCAGAGATACTGGCGACCCCAACAAGGGCAGGGGTCATACAATCAAGGGAACtataacaacaaccaagggaactacaacaacaactatggtGGACCGAACCAAGggagatacaacaacaacaacgaaaaTTTTGGGAACAGAAGTTCCAACCCTTATATTCCACCAAAAGGGCAATCTAATGATCAAGGTAGTTCGAGGTTGGAGTCAATGCTTGAGAAAGTGTTGGCAAGTCAGACAAACACTGAAAAGACATTATCTGGGCTATCAGAGACGGTGGTCTCTCATTCAGCAGCTATTCAGAATCTTGAACAGCAGATGCGTGATCTTTCTAGAGAACAGCATCCTGCTAGAAAAGGAGGGCTTCCTAGTGATACTATTCCAAACCCGAAGAATGGTGGGGGAGTGGAACGTACTTTTGCTATTAGCACgaggagtggtaaaatacttcAAGGTGCTGACAAGAAAGTGGTTGATCTAGATCCTAttattgaggaagaagaggTGCATTCTGAAGTGCCTATTATTGATGAGGAAGTCCGTGGTGAAGAAAAAGTTGCTGATATTCCAGAAGTTGCTGCTGATATAGGGAAACACACGATAAAAGGGGCTCTTCGCCCTTTGACTCGTATGTACAAAGCAAAGCCTCCCTTTCCTCGCAG ATGCTGTCAAAGAGATGCCCGATTTGCTAAGTTTGTGAAAGACCTGCTTACAAAGAAAAGGTCTGTTCAACATGAGACAGTGAATTTAACTCATCGTGTGAGTTCAATTATTGCTTCCACCACAGTTTAG